Proteins encoded together in one Penaeus vannamei isolate JL-2024 chromosome 9, ASM4276789v1, whole genome shotgun sequence window:
- the LOC113809590 gene encoding uncharacterized protein, translated as MDSGMKVMPVRKVFLAAVMVSLMTTTIAGEPKRAAQRRPDSLEGRQLPSIFGVISPDTLPVYFSFIVIGASIIAIFVITAVLVNQNRLQGRDLDLSRDLRDLTWSVYSALSKS; from the exons ATGGATTCAG gAATGAAAGTTATGCCCGTAAGAAAGGTATTTTTGGCAGCAGTAATGGTATCCCTGATGACGACGACAATTGCAGGTGAACCGAAGCGGGCGGCTCAGCGGAGGCCAG ATAGCCTCGAGGGACGTCAACTTCCTTCCATATTTGGAGTGATCAGCCCCGACACCTTGCCCGTCTATTTCAGCTTCATTGTCATCGGTGCTTCCATCATTGCCA TTTTCGTGATAACAGCTGTTCTGGTCAACCAAAACCGTCTCCAGGGCCGTGACCTTGACCTCAGCCGTGACCTGAGGGACCTCACCTGGAGCGTCTACTCGGCGCTTTCAAAATCCTAG
- the LOC138862493 gene encoding uncharacterized protein has translation MRVHKGHRRPRDNMQVRRQAFLTWCLAASALHGAVSQSQGRPPLAPPQGFRGGGPSSPEGAAGGRDLLSEGLNIPLLWGSPASIQIPALMLLTVVLIFFSAVARDSYLSLFEAPAVPPGLMGAGRPPMAGAMGGGRRPMAGRFLPQEVPQQEAFISVVDATEELKFL, from the exons ATGAGAGTTCACAAGGGTCATCGCCGCCCGAGGGACAACATGCAGGTGCGACGGCAG GCATTCCTCACGTGGTGTCTCGCGGCGTCAGCCCTCCACGGCGCAGTCTCTCAGAGCCAAGGTCGTCCTCCACTCGCTCCTCCACAGGGGTTTCGAGGCGGAGGTCCTTCCAGCCCCGAGGGCGCTGCGGGCGGCAGGGACCTCCTGAGCGAGGGCCTGAACATCCCCCTCCTGTGGGGGTCGCCGGCCTCCATCCAGATCCCGGCTCTCATGCTGCTGACCGTCGTGCTCATCTTCTTCTCAG CGGTGGCACGTGACAGCTACCTGTCCTTATTCGAAGCCCCGGCCGTCCCCCCGGGTCTAATGGGGGCGGGGCGGCCGCCGATGGCAGGGGcgatgggcggtgggcggcggccgATGGCAGGGAGATTCCTTCCGCAGGAGGTTCCTCAGCAGGAAGCCTTCATTTCTGTCGTAGACGCTACGGAGGAATTGAAATTCTTGTAG